A single genomic interval of Psychroserpens sp. NJDZ02 harbors:
- a CDS encoding outer membrane beta-barrel protein: protein MKKQLGIFAILSLMVTGLYAQDDLSESEYYLLKNDILLEGVVNFQSQSDSEELEGIKSSSYTVNPKVGYFISDDLALGLDLSYSFSKSEIQQGELIQTKEDETIMGGLFLRYYFLNLGKRFKTYAELGGGYLTAKTGIITGQMKSSGFRGNLSLGLNYFVKENIAISFVVADLASYKSVTYEERRTQDDILISEEETVNTLSADLNVFNNFFREARFGVMFKF, encoded by the coding sequence ATGAAAAAGCAATTAGGTATTTTCGCGATTTTATCATTAATGGTAACTGGTTTATATGCTCAAGATGATTTGAGTGAAAGTGAGTATTATCTTTTGAAAAATGATATATTATTAGAAGGAGTCGTAAATTTTCAATCTCAAAGCGATTCTGAAGAGTTGGAAGGTATTAAGTCTTCGTCTTATACTGTTAATCCAAAAGTGGGGTATTTTATCTCTGATGATTTAGCACTTGGATTAGATTTATCTTATTCGTTTTCCAAATCTGAGATTCAACAAGGAGAATTAATTCAAACGAAAGAGGATGAAACTATTATGGGAGGTCTTTTTCTTAGATATTATTTTTTAAATTTAGGGAAAAGGTTTAAAACGTATGCAGAGTTGGGTGGAGGTTATTTAACTGCTAAAACAGGGATTATAACTGGTCAAATGAAATCTTCTGGTTTTCGAGGTAATCTTTCACTAGGTTTAAATTATTTTGTAAAAGAAAATATTGCAATATCATTTGTTGTAGCAGACTTAGCTAGTTATAAGTCTGTAACGTATGAAGAACGTCGTACTCAGGATGATATCTTAATTAGTGAAGAAGAAACGGTTAATACGCTTAGTGCTGATTTAAATGTTTTTAATAACTTTTTTAGAGAAGCTAGATTTGGTGTAATGTTTAAGTTTTAG
- a CDS encoding DUF5458 family protein encodes MSASQNQAQGFQPVENPSEYLKENNEKLAKYGGFDLMEACVEGIQNMNPERKARKKIFLTENAKKDERETLKKVLEMWSSVLLGSEDISDMVETSQKLSQEADVSLKKNLGRAINATRELEKSYRSMALFYKNTEADKLKNISIVNAELDQVKDLDNTRFIDAISEELNGAYDRLDLRDNYGLLVIPGYLGSNKVVEKWAKIAYDNKVMLVTDFAHLDEPDDVMEMFESANLTGGDKYRSNVIMSCNWLVGRGKVDEVGEEDDLFIPPAGALAGKIYNTLMSQVTAGKKFGGINEIDGVRFDLKKSEIAQLEKLGLVPMVNEYGKVMAFSAKTLFNGDNLGLQTYSVVRVFDYVTKVLMDFLNRRAFENFNAKTRKELMGQIVKFLDNITGPDKLIEDFSIKRFEQDHNQKDRIFLDVHMKPYFPAKNFMIKMDGQKGDDGNAWDAEYEQQK; translated from the coding sequence ATGTCAGCATCTCAAAATCAAGCACAAGGATTTCAGCCAGTTGAAAATCCTTCAGAATATTTAAAAGAAAATAATGAAAAACTAGCCAAATACGGTGGTTTTGATTTAATGGAAGCTTGCGTAGAAGGCATTCAAAATATGAATCCTGAGCGTAAGGCGAGAAAAAAGATCTTTTTAACGGAAAACGCTAAAAAAGATGAGCGTGAGACATTAAAAAAAGTGTTAGAAATGTGGTCTTCTGTTTTATTAGGATCTGAAGATATCTCAGACATGGTTGAAACGTCTCAGAAGCTATCTCAAGAAGCAGATGTCTCTTTAAAAAAGAACTTAGGTAGAGCAATAAACGCAACTCGTGAGTTAGAGAAGTCTTATAGATCTATGGCGCTTTTTTATAAAAACACAGAAGCAGATAAGCTTAAAAATATATCTATCGTTAATGCAGAATTAGATCAAGTTAAGGATTTAGATAATACTAGATTTATAGATGCTATTTCTGAGGAATTAAATGGTGCGTATGACCGTTTAGATTTAAGAGATAACTATGGTTTACTTGTTATACCTGGTTATTTAGGATCAAATAAAGTAGTAGAAAAATGGGCAAAAATAGCCTATGATAATAAAGTGATGTTAGTAACGGATTTTGCGCATTTAGATGAGCCAGATGATGTAATGGAAATGTTTGAATCTGCAAACTTAACAGGAGGAGACAAGTACCGTTCTAACGTAATTATGTCTTGTAACTGGTTAGTTGGAAGAGGTAAGGTTGATGAAGTAGGAGAGGAAGATGATTTGTTTATACCACCAGCAGGTGCTTTAGCAGGTAAAATATACAATACATTAATGTCTCAAGTAACTGCAGGTAAGAAGTTTGGAGGGATTAACGAAATTGATGGAGTACGTTTTGATTTAAAGAAGAGTGAAATTGCACAACTTGAAAAACTTGGTTTAGTACCAATGGTTAACGAGTATGGTAAAGTAATGGCATTCTCTGCTAAAACATTATTTAATGGAGATAACTTAGGATTACAAACCTATTCTGTAGTTCGTGTATTTGACTATGTTACTAAGGTGCTAATGGACTTCTTAAACCGTCGTGCATTTGAGAACTTTAATGCTAAGACAAGAAAAGAGTTAATGGGGCAAATTGTTAAGTTTTTAGATAATATTACGGGACCAGATAAATTAATAGAAGATTTTTCTATTAAGCGTTTTGAGCAAGATCACAACCAGAAAGATCGTATTTTTCTAGACGTACACATGAAACCTTATTTTCCAGCAAAAAACTTTATGATTAAAATGGATGGTCAAAAAGGAGACGATGGAAATGCTTGGGATGCAGAGTATGAACAACAAAAATAA
- the tssD gene encoding type VI secretion system tube protein TssD: protein MAFKAKLKVGGQEYNVLNSSYELHQETDATGRPSSVTRGGKIKLTVESTADVSLSDWMFNNFERRDGSIVFLKRDSESTSKELKFTEGYMVKYRENFDSTGKNPMSESFVISAKGIGIGNGEHLNEWV from the coding sequence ATGGCTTTTAAAGCAAAACTTAAAGTAGGTGGACAAGAGTACAATGTGTTAAATTCTTCTTATGAATTACATCAAGAAACTGACGCAACAGGAAGACCTTCTTCAGTTACTAGAGGAGGTAAAATTAAATTAACAGTAGAATCTACAGCAGATGTGAGTCTTTCTGATTGGATGTTTAACAACTTCGAGCGTAGAGATGGTTCTATAGTATTCTTAAAAAGAGATAGTGAATCCACATCTAAAGAATTAAAATTTACTGAAGGGTACATGGTTAAATACCGTGAAAACTTTGATTCAACTGGAAAAAATCCAATGTCTGAGTCTTTTGTGATTTCAGCAAAAGGTATTGGTATTGGAAATGGAGAGCATCTTAATGAATGGGTTTAA
- a CDS encoding sigma-54-dependent transcriptional regulator: MQLRKENILIVDDDVNILELLQRHLQSWKYHVFKAVSVKEAVTILRDSTIDLLITDLKMPELDGSELIKFVSEHYPKMPKLVVTGYPSVQDSLATIKSGAVDYLTKPFTKDELKSALDKSLPLSVTKEKVIKKSSEESNKAYGEIIGQSKKINEVIQIIERVKDNKATVFIKGESGTGKELVARAIHYQGKFSRAPFIAVNCGGIPENLLESELFGYVKGAFTGAENNRDGFFQAANGGTIFLDEIGNASLAVQSRLLRVLQEKEVVKVGATKAEKIDLRIVAATNSDLREMIQKQTFREDLFYRLTVVEIEIAPLRDRKEDITLLVDKFLFKYGVEYKDRFIKMTPEALSILERYDWPGNIRELENIIQRAVIMCDKVIDVPQLPEHLKYALKFSAETLQPLKIIEKQYIEKVLRATDNNKTKAAAILQIDRKTIRQKLSE, from the coding sequence ATGCAATTACGTAAGGAAAATATACTTATAGTTGATGACGATGTTAATATATTAGAATTATTACAACGTCATCTACAATCCTGGAAATACCATGTTTTTAAAGCGGTTTCAGTAAAAGAAGCCGTTACTATTTTACGAGATTCGACTATAGATTTATTAATAACAGATTTAAAAATGCCAGAATTAGATGGTTCTGAGTTGATTAAATTTGTGTCAGAACATTATCCTAAAATGCCAAAATTGGTGGTGACTGGTTATCCTTCTGTTCAGGACTCGTTGGCAACAATTAAATCTGGCGCGGTTGATTATTTAACCAAACCCTTTACAAAAGACGAATTAAAATCAGCTTTAGATAAATCATTACCACTTTCAGTAACCAAAGAAAAAGTGATTAAAAAGTCTTCAGAAGAAAGCAATAAAGCCTATGGAGAGATTATTGGGCAGTCTAAAAAGATAAATGAAGTCATTCAAATTATAGAACGTGTAAAAGACAATAAAGCAACGGTTTTTATAAAAGGAGAAAGTGGTACGGGTAAAGAGTTGGTAGCAAGAGCAATTCATTATCAAGGTAAGTTTTCTCGCGCCCCTTTTATTGCTGTAAACTGTGGCGGAATACCAGAAAATCTTTTAGAGTCAGAGCTGTTTGGTTATGTAAAAGGTGCGTTTACTGGTGCAGAAAATAATAGAGACGGCTTTTTTCAAGCAGCAAATGGGGGAACTATTTTTTTAGATGAAATTGGAAATGCTTCACTTGCTGTGCAGTCTAGATTGTTACGTGTGTTACAAGAAAAAGAAGTGGTTAAAGTAGGCGCTACAAAAGCAGAAAAGATAGACCTCCGTATTGTTGCAGCCACAAATAGTGATTTACGGGAGATGATACAAAAGCAAACTTTTAGAGAAGATTTGTTTTATAGGTTAACGGTAGTGGAAATTGAAATAGCACCTTTAAGAGATAGGAAAGAGGATATTACGCTTTTAGTAGATAAGTTTTTATTTAAATATGGCGTAGAATATAAGGATCGCTTTATAAAAATGACACCAGAGGCGTTATCTATTTTAGAACGATACGATTGGCCAGGAAATATCAGAGAATTAGAAAATATTATCCAACGTGCTGTTATTATGTGCGATAAAGTGATAGATGTCCCGCAATTACCAGAGCATTTAAAATATGCCTTAAAATTTTCAGCCGAAACCTTGCAGCCTTTAAAAATTATTGAAAAGCAATACATTGAAAAAGTATTAAGAGCGACAGACAATAATAAAACAAAAGCTGCTGCAATTCTTCAAATTGACAGAAAGACCATTCGTCAAAAACTGTCAGAATAA
- a CDS encoding Glu/Leu/Phe/Val family dehydrogenase, translating to MTTVTADFKKVTKKVPVKGMMDNVMEQFNSAADHINLHPNIRKILSITNNEILVNFPVKMDNGEVEIFTGYRVQHNNALGPYKGGLRYHPTVDIDAARALAMWMTWKTSLAGLPYGGGKGGIKIDPSKYSQTELERITRRFTFALADNIGPEHDIPAPDVNTSSQTMAWIADTYMSTRPPAERTANQHVVTGKPDGSGGLEGRDRATGYGVYLSIKFWAEKNSFSLVDKKFIVQGFGNVGYWAAHFLEKDGAKLVAVQDAFGSIENQNGISVEDLFKYTQINEGSIVNYPNSKAIDKNKFFTLNCDICIPAALGNQITKENAPKIKAKLIAEGANGPTNVEGEKILLDRGITIIPDILCNSGGVVGSYFEWLQNRNGEIWQLEEVMAKLDKKMKESFNKVYEYAVNETIDMRTAAFCIAIRRIEKAYIQRGIFP from the coding sequence ATGACAACAGTAACAGCAGATTTTAAAAAAGTAACAAAAAAAGTACCTGTTAAAGGTATGATGGATAATGTTATGGAGCAGTTTAACAGTGCTGCGGATCATATAAATCTACATCCAAATATTAGAAAAATATTAAGTATTACCAATAATGAGATTCTAGTCAATTTTCCGGTAAAAATGGATAATGGGGAAGTGGAGATTTTTACAGGTTACAGAGTGCAACATAATAATGCTTTAGGGCCTTATAAAGGCGGTTTGCGTTACCATCCTACAGTAGATATTGATGCGGCTAGAGCATTAGCAATGTGGATGACTTGGAAGACATCGTTAGCAGGATTGCCATATGGTGGAGGTAAAGGGGGGATCAAGATCGATCCATCTAAATATTCGCAAACGGAACTCGAGCGTATTACAAGACGTTTTACGTTTGCTTTAGCGGATAATATTGGACCAGAACATGATATTCCTGCACCAGATGTTAATACTAGTAGTCAAACGATGGCTTGGATTGCAGATACATATATGAGTACGCGTCCACCTGCAGAGCGTACAGCAAATCAACACGTCGTAACAGGTAAACCTGATGGCAGTGGTGGATTGGAAGGGCGTGATAGAGCGACAGGTTATGGTGTGTATTTATCAATTAAATTTTGGGCAGAAAAAAACAGTTTCAGTTTAGTGGATAAAAAGTTTATTGTTCAAGGTTTTGGTAATGTAGGCTATTGGGCAGCTCATTTTTTAGAAAAGGATGGTGCTAAATTAGTCGCTGTTCAGGATGCTTTTGGAAGTATCGAAAATCAAAATGGTATTAGCGTAGAGGATCTTTTTAAATACACTCAAATTAATGAAGGGAGTATTGTTAATTACCCAAACTCAAAAGCTATTGATAAAAATAAGTTTTTCACTTTAAATTGTGACATCTGTATCCCTGCGGCTTTAGGAAATCAAATTACAAAAGAGAACGCACCAAAAATTAAAGCCAAATTAATTGCAGAAGGTGCAAATGGTCCGACAAACGTAGAGGGGGAAAAGATTTTATTGGACAGAGGTATTACTATTATACCAGATATTTTATGCAATTCAGGAGGTGTTGTTGGTAGTTATTTTGAATGGTTGCAAAATCGAAATGGAGAGATCTGGCAATTAGAAGAAGTGATGGCTAAATTGGATAAAAAGATGAAAGAATCTTTTAATAAGGTGTATGAATATGCAGTTAATGAAACCATAGATATGCGTACAGCTGCTTTTTGCATAGCTATCCGTCGTATTGAAAAAGCATACATACAAAGAGGGATTTTTCCTTGA
- a CDS encoding ATP-dependent Clp protease ATP-binding subunit, translating to MEYTLDEALNKAIHISQSIAKEYSHKEYSSAHLLKALLHRDIGMLKYLESIGIDAYYIEEWAEVRLESFPKTNKVPEKPNHDAFVEAVFNEAESVKLKLGVEEVNVHSVLAALATPGVGFSFEQLKTFPLQADDIIKNSSVKSSNGSTNNAGGKGANGVSTEAKNGIDYTINKTELANNDELEIISGRDSEIKMITEILGRRSKPNVIILGEPGVGKTVMLNGLTYTTLNDNIPEQLKDAKIFELDFISLVSGAGYKGEIEDRLKKVLEDVKKHDKAILLIDELNTITDKTNGNQGLVNILKSELVKGEITIIATATNDAFRKHIEIDEGLSRQFETITLEEPSPIEALRMIENTISYYTEHHDLSIDNETIAEAIRLAQRYNKERSLPDSAIDLIDRTMSAAKFMIETSVAEIELLEQRVADLKEEKRPTEEAISEIKWMYTQMKDKLSYLLFTELEEENQLEHITTSAKGFKELNSILKKLLKVASKEKKEVTKNDIALTIANKTGIPTGKLQADEKDRLLNMEDQLKKRVIGQDHAVQVITEAVLESRSGLSKPGLPIGSFFFSGPTGTGKTELAKALAEFLFQTETSIIRFDMSEFKEEHSAALLYGAPPGYVGYEEGGLLVNKIRQKPYSIVLFDEIEKAHPSVFDIFLQILDEGKLHDRLGKEGDFSNAVILFTSNIGSDHIVESFNNGNIPKSNDLLEMMGKHFRPEFLGRLTEIIPFSPIMEDFITKIFKIQLKDLHKALEKQEMSLYLSEKAITHLAKKGFTPKYGARPLRGVIRKDLRSPLSKKIISGELTKGATIKLDIDKKGALTWDISNK from the coding sequence ATGGAATACACCTTAGACGAGGCTTTAAATAAAGCGATACACATTTCTCAATCTATAGCTAAAGAATATTCGCACAAAGAATATTCATCAGCACATTTATTAAAAGCATTATTACACAGGGATATAGGTATGCTTAAATACCTTGAAAGTATCGGTATTGACGCCTATTATATAGAAGAATGGGCAGAAGTACGTTTAGAATCTTTTCCTAAAACAAATAAAGTGCCGGAAAAACCTAATCACGATGCTTTTGTAGAAGCTGTTTTTAACGAAGCGGAAAGTGTAAAACTAAAATTAGGAGTAGAAGAAGTTAATGTTCACAGTGTATTGGCGGCATTAGCAACACCTGGTGTAGGGTTTTCGTTTGAACAACTAAAAACATTCCCATTACAGGCAGATGATATTATTAAAAATTCGAGTGTAAAGTCGTCAAATGGTTCTACTAATAACGCTGGAGGAAAAGGAGCTAATGGTGTAAGTACTGAAGCAAAAAACGGTATTGATTATACTATTAATAAAACCGAATTAGCTAATAATGATGAGCTTGAAATTATTTCTGGAAGAGATTCCGAGATAAAAATGATAACTGAAATCCTAGGAAGGCGTTCAAAACCGAATGTTATTATTTTAGGAGAGCCAGGGGTCGGTAAAACCGTTATGTTAAACGGATTGACTTATACTACTTTAAATGATAATATTCCTGAACAATTAAAAGATGCTAAAATTTTTGAATTAGACTTTATAAGTTTGGTTTCTGGAGCAGGATATAAAGGAGAGATTGAAGACCGATTAAAAAAAGTGCTTGAAGATGTTAAGAAGCATGATAAAGCCATTTTATTAATTGATGAGCTTAATACAATTACAGATAAGACAAATGGTAACCAAGGTTTAGTCAATATTTTAAAGTCGGAATTGGTTAAAGGTGAAATTACCATAATTGCGACAGCAACAAATGATGCCTTTAGAAAGCATATCGAAATTGATGAAGGGTTGTCTAGACAATTTGAAACCATAACATTAGAAGAGCCTTCTCCTATTGAAGCGCTTAGAATGATAGAGAATACGATTTCCTATTATACGGAGCATCATGATTTATCTATAGATAATGAAACTATTGCAGAAGCGATACGTTTAGCACAACGTTATAATAAAGAACGTAGCTTACCGGATTCTGCTATAGATTTGATTGATCGTACAATGTCTGCAGCAAAATTTATGATCGAAACTTCTGTGGCAGAAATAGAGTTATTAGAACAGCGTGTCGCAGATTTAAAAGAAGAAAAGCGTCCAACAGAAGAAGCTATTAGTGAAATCAAGTGGATGTACACACAAATGAAAGATAAGTTAAGTTATCTTTTGTTTACCGAGTTGGAAGAAGAAAACCAACTGGAACATATCACGACATCGGCAAAAGGATTTAAGGAATTAAATTCAATTTTAAAAAAACTATTAAAAGTTGCTTCAAAAGAGAAAAAAGAGGTGACTAAAAATGATATTGCTTTAACGATTGCTAATAAAACAGGGATTCCGACAGGTAAACTTCAAGCAGATGAGAAGGATCGTTTGTTAAACATGGAAGATCAACTTAAAAAACGTGTGATTGGTCAAGATCATGCGGTACAAGTAATTACCGAAGCTGTTTTAGAATCTAGATCAGGTTTAAGTAAGCCTGGACTACCTATTGGGTCTTTCTTTTTCTCGGGACCAACTGGTACGGGAAAAACAGAATTAGCGAAAGCCTTAGCAGAGTTTTTATTTCAAACCGAAACATCAATTATTCGTTTTGATATGTCAGAGTTTAAAGAAGAGCATTCTGCAGCATTATTATATGGGGCACCTCCAGGATACGTAGGGTATGAAGAAGGAGGTTTGCTGGTAAATAAAATACGCCAAAAACCGTATTCAATTGTTTTGTTTGATGAAATAGAAAAAGCACATCCTTCCGTATTTGATATATTTTTACAAATATTAGACGAAGGAAAATTACATGACCGTTTAGGAAAAGAAGGCGATTTTTCTAATGCAGTGATATTATTCACCTCAAATATTGGAAGTGACCATATTGTAGAGTCTTTTAATAATGGAAATATCCCAAAATCGAATGATTTATTAGAAATGATGGGTAAACATTTTAGACCAGAATTTTTAGGACGATTGACAGAGATTATTCCTTTTTCTCCTATCATGGAAGATTTTATTACTAAAATATTCAAAATCCAATTGAAAGACCTGCACAAAGCACTAGAAAAACAAGAAATGTCCTTATATTTATCAGAGAAAGCAATAACGCACCTTGCCAAAAAAGGGTTTACTCCCAAATATGGAGCAAGACCATTACGTGGTGTAATAAGAAAAGATTTGAGGTCACCACTTTCAAAGAAAATAATATCGGGTGAATTAACCAAAGGAGCGACGATAAAATTAGATATAGATAAAAAAGGTGCCCTAACATGGGATATATCTAATAAATAG
- a CDS encoding GreA/GreB family elongation factor yields the protein MMKYGSLIIEKKEYVYLKRLLNISGYGDDNEVKKSLVKLSEELKTAQIVNEEDVPKDIVRFNSLVRIASDNGWEKELQVVIPMEKNVTLNKVSVLAPMGAALLGYSKDDIINWSFPGGEQKIKIIDVKKEENLKAIDVII from the coding sequence ATGATGAAATACGGAAGTTTAATAATAGAAAAAAAAGAATATGTATACCTAAAACGTCTACTTAATATTTCTGGTTATGGAGATGATAATGAGGTTAAAAAATCACTGGTAAAACTATCTGAGGAGCTTAAAACTGCTCAGATAGTAAATGAGGAAGACGTGCCAAAGGATATTGTTAGGTTTAATAGTCTAGTAAGGATAGCATCAGATAACGGTTGGGAAAAGGAATTGCAAGTTGTTATCCCGATGGAGAAAAATGTAACACTTAATAAAGTATCTGTTTTAGCGCCAATGGGTGCGGCGCTCTTAGGATACTCTAAAGACGATATTATAAATTGGAGTTTCCCTGGTGGTGAACAAAAAATTAAAATTATTGATGTAAAAAAAGAAGAGAATTTAAAAGCAATAGATGTCATTATTTAA
- a CDS encoding universal stress protein, which translates to MKKILIPIDFTLNSFQTIDYVLDLFKDEACDFYILNTYTYNTNSLDAIQMLQVDDDWFEQPKQQSIRQLEALVDRYTSNLKYVNHRFYAISECLSLLDAIKKSVNTLSIDLIILTSKKENNIGEKTKNIVDKIRTCPVLLVPPHASACKKNNLTIASDFKEKINPLEINKFLNILENTNLQITILVLGKQNKLSANASDNLETILKSMQPLLRTPIQLLYAGTFCKLKDYALSHLDGIMCIVDKRPDVFRKIGLFRSKIFSTLKQLRTNTVLTIHQ; encoded by the coding sequence ATGAAAAAAATATTAATTCCAATAGATTTTACTTTGAATAGTTTTCAAACGATAGATTATGTTCTTGATCTTTTTAAAGATGAAGCATGCGATTTTTATATTTTGAATACATACACATATAATACAAATAGTCTTGATGCTATACAGATGCTGCAAGTAGATGATGATTGGTTTGAGCAGCCAAAACAGCAGTCTATAAGACAATTAGAGGCGTTGGTGGATCGCTATACTTCAAATTTAAAATATGTAAACCATCGATTTTATGCTATATCGGAGTGTTTAAGCTTGTTGGACGCCATTAAAAAAAGTGTAAACACCCTGTCTATTGATTTAATAATTTTAACCAGTAAAAAAGAAAATAATATAGGTGAAAAAACAAAAAACATTGTCGACAAAATAAGAACCTGCCCAGTGTTACTAGTACCGCCTCATGCGTCTGCTTGTAAAAAAAATAATTTAACGATAGCGTCAGATTTTAAAGAAAAAATAAATCCTCTTGAAATTAATAAATTTTTAAATATCCTAGAAAACACTAATCTTCAGATTACTATTTTAGTCTTAGGTAAGCAAAATAAGCTAAGTGCTAATGCTTCGGATAATTTGGAAACAATATTAAAGTCCATGCAACCTTTATTAAGGACGCCTATACAACTTCTTTATGCAGGGACTTTCTGTAAATTAAAAGATTATGCCCTCTCTCATTTAGATGGTATTATGTGTATTGTAGATAAAAGGCCTGATGTTTTTAGGAAAATAGGCTTATTCCGTTCTAAAATATTTTCGACATTAAAACAGCTTCGTACCAATACAGTTTTAACTATTCATCAATAA